One Salvelinus fontinalis isolate EN_2023a chromosome 27, ASM2944872v1, whole genome shotgun sequence genomic region harbors:
- the LOC129825341 gene encoding tribbles homolog 2-like, which yields MNIQISNPINISRYGRSRHKATDFEELGLSCLRTTESSQSFSPNLGSPSPPETPDSSHCISCIGNYLLLEPLEGDHVFRAAHLHTGEELVCKVFEIGIYQESLAVYFSLGRHEHINQVVEVLLGEKRAYVFFERSHGDMHSFVRTCKKLREDEAARLFRQIASAVAHCHDNGVVLRDLKLRKFVFRNEDRSLVKLESLEDTYILEGNDDSLSEKHGCPAYVSPEILNASGSYSGKAADVWSLGVMLYTILVGRYPFHDVEPSSLFSKIRRGHFSIPENLTPKAKCLIRSILRREPAERLTSREILEHPWFLSSGAAGGAMVQGRGEQEQTVPEVNMEEELDQFFS from the exons ATGAACATACAAATATCTAATCCCATCAACATCTCGCGTTATGGGAGATCACGGCACAAAGCGACCGATTTTGAGGAGTTAGGCCTATCTTGCTTGAGGACTACAGAATCCAGCCAGAGTTTCAGTCCTAACCTAGGATCCCCTAGCCCCCCCGAAACACCAGATTCCTCCCACTGTATCTCCTGCATCGGTAACTACCTACTCCTCGAGCCCTTGGAGGGGGATCACGTTTTCAGGGCCGCCCACCTGCACACCGGGGAAGAGCTCGTATGTAAG GTGTTTGAGATAGGCATTTACCAGGAGTCCCTGGCGGTCTACTTCTCCCTGGGCAGACATGAGCACATCAACCAGGTGGTGGAGGTCCTGCTGGGGGAGAAGCGGGCCTACGTCTTCTTCGAGAGGAGCCACGGAGACATGCACTCCTTCGTCCGTACCTGCAAGAAGCTGCGTGAGGACGAGGCCGCCAGACTCTTCCGTCAGATAGCCTCAGCAGTGGCACATTGCCATGACAACGGCGTGGTCCTCCGGGACCTCAAGCTGAGGAAGTTTGTCTTCAGGAATGAGGACAG GAGCCTTGTGAAGCTGGAGAGCCTAGAAGACACCTACATCCTGGAGGGCAATGATGACTCTCTGTCAGAAAAGCATGGCTGCCCTGCCTACGTCAGCCCCGAGATCCTCAACGCCAGCGGCAGCTACTCAGGCAAGGCGGCCGACGTCTGGTCCCTGGGCGTCATGCTCTACACCATCCTGGTGGGCCGCTACCCCTTCCACGACGTAGAACCCAGCTCCCTGTTCAGTAAGATCCGCCGGGGCCACTTCAGCATCCCAGAGAACCTGACGCCCAAGGCCAAGTGTCTGATCCGGAGTATCCTCCGCCGAGAGCCCGCAGAGCGCCTCACGTCCCGGGAGATCCTGGAGCACCCCTGGTTCTTATCCTCCGGGGCAGCAGGTGGCGCTATGGTCCAGGGGAGAGGGGAGCAGGAGCAGACTGTGCCCGAGGTGAACATGGAGGAGGAGCTGGATCAGTTCTTCAGCTGA